A part of Capsicum annuum cultivar UCD-10X-F1 chromosome 6, UCD10Xv1.1, whole genome shotgun sequence genomic DNA contains:
- the LOC107876137 gene encoding uncharacterized protein LOC107876137 gives MVEKLKRFLKIIYFMVAMLASLLVLSAPLIVAIGDVLVPSVLISSFTCVKCYSFKEHLHRYAFKSSLTDIPLVSVIRSLIITCVYSLCDGPALSHGPYLGTVTFCSIVSIVLLSIKACVFSVNSYLEIEASSSVSRQRLHLKKSWGMPVLFLSSVVFALGHTVIAYRTSCRARRKLLFHRVDPEAVLPCKVVFSAYNKVPRSPIPTGKTRTESDMRRKLAGSAHDEGEVPAILLADVDSSFISCLGLSLHYKLCLPGSPYRSLSSTPSSANPLHVLLKSDYRIRRSHSSQFHTHTLSMPLLDVSPTSPALSEGIPSFSLDEIADENDVGKVGCSFPVRDVEGNNQFGIVLVHGFGGGVFSWRLVMDELSQQVGCAVTAFDRPGWGLTSRPRQRDWEENQLPNPYKIDSQVDLLLSFCSDMGFTSVVLVGHDDGGLLALKAAQRVQSSTNSINVHIKGIVLLDVSLSRELVPAFARILLRTSLGKKHLVRPLLRTEITQVVNRRAWYDATKLTTDVLSLYKAPLFVEGWDEALHEIGKHSCETVLSQENVAQLLKTVESLPVLVVGGAEDALVPIKSVQAMASKLVNSRLVAISGCGHLPHEECPKALLAAMTPFINRILVESQPQHQ, from the exons ATGGTGGAGAAGTTGAAGAGATttttgaagataatatattttatggTGGCGATGTTGGCGTCGTTATTGGTACTATCGGCGCCACTAATTGTGGCAATTGGGGATGTATTGGTACCAAGTGTGTTGATTTCGAGTTTTACATGCGTCAAATGTTATAGTTTTAAAGAGCATTTGCATAGATATGCATTCAAAAGCTCCTTGACCGATATTCCTCTCGTTTCTGTCATCAGATCTCTTATCATCACAT GTGTTTATTCTTTGTGTGATGGCCCTGCTCTTTCACACGGACCGTACCTTGGAACGGTTACATTCTGTTCCATTGTTTCCATTGTTCTTCTTTCAATCAAAGCGTGTGTTTTCTCTGTCAATTCATATTTGGAGATTGAAGCTTCATCTTCTGTCTCAAGGCAAAGGCTTCATCTGAAAAAGTCATGGGGGATGCCTGTGTTGTTTCTTTCTTCGGTAGTCTTTGCTCTTGGACATACTGTAATTGCTTACAGAACAAGCTGTAGAGCAAGGAGGAAGCTTTTGTTTCACCGAGTTGACCCAGAAGCT GTCCTTCCTTGCAAAGTTGTTTTCTCTGCATACAATAAGGTACCACGATCTCCAATTCCGACTGGTAAAACAAGAACTGAAAGTGATATGCGGAGAAAACTTGCAGGATCGGCTCATGATGAGGGCGAAGTCCCTGCTATATTGCTTGCTGATGTTGATAGTTCATTCATTTCTTGCCTTGGGCTCTCTCTTCATTACAAACTTTGCTTGCCTGGCTCACCTTACCGTTCTTTGTCTTCCACGCCTTCTTCTGCTAACCCACTACATgttttgttgaaaagtgattatCGTATTCGGAGGAGCCACAGTAGTCAATTTCACACCCACACTCTCTCTATGCCTCTTTTAGACGTGTCTCCAACTTCCCCAGCTCTTTCTGAAGGAATCCCTAGTTTCAGCCTAGATGAAATTGCTGATGAAAATGATGTTGGTAAGGTAGGATGTTCGTTCCCGGTACGAGATGTTGAAGGGAATAATCAGTTTGGAATTGTTCTAGTGCATGGTTTTGGAGGTGGGGTTTTCTCTTGGAGACTGGTGATGGATGAGTTATCCCAGCAGGTGGGTTGTGCAGTCACAGCCTTTGACAGGCCAGGATGGGGATTGACATCTAGGCCACGTCAGAGAGATTGGGAGGAGAATCAATTGCCTAATCCCTACAAGATTGATAGTCAG GTTGACCTGCTTCTCTCGTTTTGTTCGGATATGGGTTTTACTTCAGTCGTACTTGTTGGTCATGATGATGGTGGATTGCTTGCACTGAAGGCTGCACAAAGAGTTCAGTCATCCACCAATTCGATTAAT GTCCATATTAAGGGGATTGTATTATTGGATGTTAGCTTGTCTAGAGAACTGGTTCCAGCATTTGCAAGGATATTATTGCGTACTTCTCTCGGAAAAAAGCACTTGGTGCGTCCACTGTTGCGAACAGAAATTACTCAAGTTGTTAATAGACGCGCATGGTATGATGCCACCAAGTTGACAACTGATGTTCTGAGCCTATATAAG GCCCCATTATTTGTAGAAGGATGGGATGAAGCACTCCATGAGATAGGAAAACATTCATGCGAGACAGTTCTCTCACAAGAAAATGTGGCACAACTTCTAAAAACAGTTGAAAGTTTACCAGTTCTGGTGGTCGGAGGAGCTGAAGATGCACTTGTTCCTATTAAATCTGTTCAAGCGATGGCATCAAAACTTGTAAATTCT AGACTTGTTGCCATATCCGGCTGTGGACATCTTCCACATGAGGAATGTCCGAAAGCATTGCTAGCAGCCATGACGCCATTCATCAATAGAATTTTAGTGGAATCACAACCGCAACATCAATAG
- the LOC107876135 gene encoding boron transporter 4-like isoform X1: MMKSVVTVPFRGITDDFRGRAACYKHDWIAGLTSGISILAPSTYIFFASALPVIAFGEQLSRDTDGSVSTVETLVSTAICGIIHSIFGGQPLLILGVAEPTIIMYTYMYKFAKGRQDLGQRLYLAWAGWICVWTALLLFLLAMFNACYIINRFTRIAGETFGMLISVLFIQEAIKGLVSEFKVPKAEDPSLEKYQFQWLYTNGLLGVIFSFGLLYTSLKSRKARSWWYGTGWFRSFVADYGVPLMVLVWSALSYGVPSKVPSGVPRRLFSPLPWESASLHHWTVIKDMGKVPPTYIFAALIPAVMIAGLYFFDHTVASQMAQQKEFNLKNPSAYHHDILLLGFMTLLCGLIGVPPSNGVLPQSPMHTKSLAVLKRQLIRGKMVKSAKESIKRKATNSEIYGNMQAVFIKIDSSPDTTVAKELEHLKEAVMRSTENKNGDKAEVTFDPEKHIDVYLPVRVNEQRVSNLLQSLLVAASVCAMPVIKKIPTSVLWGYFAYMAIDSLPGNQLWERILLLVITPGRRFKVIEGVHASFVESVPFRYIASFTIFQFVYLLLCFGVTWIPIAGILFPLPFFLLLSIRQHLLPKLFQPHHLRELDAAEYEEIVGDPQRLHSFSSKEMEAPHNGTEEGEVDICGAEILDELTTSRGEFKVRSKSFTEDKLPQVHATTETEFE, from the exons ATGATGAAGAGTGTTGTCACAGTTCCATTTAGAGGCATTACCGATGATTTTCGAGGGCGAGCAGCTTGCTACAAGCACGATTGGATTGCTGGACTTACGTCCGGAATATC GATATTGGCTCCAAGTACCTACATATTTTTTGCATCTGCTCTTCCAGTAATCGCCTTTGGCGAACAATTGAGCAGAGATACAG ATGGGAGCGTTAGCACTGTGGAAACTTTGGTCTCAACAGCTATATGTGGTATCATACACTCCATTTTCGGCGGGCAGCCTCTTCTAATATTAGGTGTTGCAGAACCTACTATTATTATGTACACTTACATGTACAAATTTGCTAAAGGGAGACAAGACTTGGGACAGAGACTTTACTTGGCTTGGGCAGGATG GATTTGTGTGTGGACGGCACTCTTATTGTTTCTTCTAGCAATGTTTAACGCGTGCTACATTATCAATCGATTTACAAGAATAGCTGGAGAGACATTTGGGATGCTCATTTCAGTGCTTTTTATTCAAGAGGCAATTAAG GGGTTAGTGAGTGAATTCAAAGTTCCCAAAGCTGAGGACCCAAGTTTAGAGAAATATCAATTCCAGTGGCTCTATACAAACGGGTTACTTGGAGTCATTTTTTCCTTTGGCCTTCTATACACATCATTGAAAAGCAGAAAAGCAAGGTCATGGTGGTATGGAACTG GCTGGTTCAGAAGCTTTGTTGCGGATTATGGAGTTCCTTTAATGGTTCTTGTGTGGTCGGCACTCTCATATGGCGTGCCAAGCAAAGTGCCGTCTGGAGTTCCCAGAAGGCTCTTTAGTCCCCTCCCTTGGGAATCTGCATCTCTACATCACTGGACTGTAATCAAG gatatgGGAAAGGTTCCTCCAACATACATCTTTGCTGCCTTAATTCCAGCTGTAATGATAGCTGGACTTTATTTCTTTGATCATACTGTTGCTTCACAAATGGCACAACAAAAGGAATTCAATCTTAAGAATCCTTCTGCTTATCATCATGACATCTTGCTCTTGGGATTTATG ACTTTGCTTTGTGGCTTAATTGGAGTGCCTCCTTCAAATGGTGTCCTGCCACAGTCTCCTATGCATACAAAGAGTTTGGCTGTTCTCAAGAGACAG CTGATTCGGGGGAAGATGGTCAAAAGTGCCAAGGAGAGTATAAAGCGAAAGGCTACCAATTCTGAAATCTATGGCAATATGCAAGCAGTTTTCATAAAGATCGATAGTTCTCCTGAT ACCACAGTAGCTAAAGAGTTGGAACATCTAAAAGAGGCAGTAATGAGAAGTACCGAAAACAAAAATGGAGATAAAGCGGAGGTCACATTTGATCCTGAGAAACACATAGATGTTTACTTGCCTGTCCGAGTCAATGAACAAAGAGTGAGCAATCTATTACAGTCGCTTCTTGTAGCAGCATCAGTTTGTGCTATGCCAGTGATAAAGAAGATACCAACATCAGTTCTTTGGGGGTATTTCGCCTATATGGCTATTGACAGCCTGCCAGGAAATCAACTCTGGGAAAGAATATTGCTTCTCGTCATCACCCCTGGGAGGAGGTTTAA GGTCATTGAAGGGGTGCATGCATCTTTTGTGGAGTCGGTCCCATTCAGATACATTGCAAGTTTCACAATTTTCCAATTTGTGTACTTACTGTTGTGCTTTGGAGTCACTTGGATCCCGATAGCTGGCATCCTCTTCCCTTTACCATTTTTTCTCCTCTTAAGCATACGACAACATTTACTCCCCAAGCTATTCCAGCCTCATCATTTGAGAGAGCTAGATGCAGCTGAGTATGAGGAAATTGTTGGTGACCCTCAACGTCTACACAGCTTCTCTTCTAAG GAAATGGAAGCACCTCATAATGGAACGGAGGAAGGTGAAGTAGACATCTGTGGTGCTGAGATATTAGATGAACTTACAACCAGCAGGGGGGAATTCAAGGTCAGGAGCAAGAGCTTTACCGAGGATAAACTTCCACAG GTTCATGCAACTACAGAGACAGAATTTGAGTAG
- the LOC107876135 gene encoding boron transporter 4-like isoform X2, with protein MMKSVVTVPFRGITDDFRGRAACYKHDWIAGLTSGISILAPSTYIFFASALPVIAFGEQLSRDTDGSVSTVETLVSTAICGRQDLGQRLYLAWAGWICVWTALLLFLLAMFNACYIINRFTRIAGETFGMLISVLFIQEAIKGLVSEFKVPKAEDPSLEKYQFQWLYTNGLLGVIFSFGLLYTSLKSRKARSWWYGTGWFRSFVADYGVPLMVLVWSALSYGVPSKVPSGVPRRLFSPLPWESASLHHWTVIKDMGKVPPTYIFAALIPAVMIAGLYFFDHTVASQMAQQKEFNLKNPSAYHHDILLLGFMTLLCGLIGVPPSNGVLPQSPMHTKSLAVLKRQLIRGKMVKSAKESIKRKATNSEIYGNMQAVFIKIDSSPDTTVAKELEHLKEAVMRSTENKNGDKAEVTFDPEKHIDVYLPVRVNEQRVSNLLQSLLVAASVCAMPVIKKIPTSVLWGYFAYMAIDSLPGNQLWERILLLVITPGRRFKVIEGVHASFVESVPFRYIASFTIFQFVYLLLCFGVTWIPIAGILFPLPFFLLLSIRQHLLPKLFQPHHLRELDAAEYEEIVGDPQRLHSFSSKEMEAPHNGTEEGEVDICGAEILDELTTSRGEFKVRSKSFTEDKLPQVHATTETEFE; from the exons ATGATGAAGAGTGTTGTCACAGTTCCATTTAGAGGCATTACCGATGATTTTCGAGGGCGAGCAGCTTGCTACAAGCACGATTGGATTGCTGGACTTACGTCCGGAATATC GATATTGGCTCCAAGTACCTACATATTTTTTGCATCTGCTCTTCCAGTAATCGCCTTTGGCGAACAATTGAGCAGAGATACAG ATGGGAGCGTTAGCACTGTGGAAACTTTGGTCTCAACAGCTATATGTG GGAGACAAGACTTGGGACAGAGACTTTACTTGGCTTGGGCAGGATG GATTTGTGTGTGGACGGCACTCTTATTGTTTCTTCTAGCAATGTTTAACGCGTGCTACATTATCAATCGATTTACAAGAATAGCTGGAGAGACATTTGGGATGCTCATTTCAGTGCTTTTTATTCAAGAGGCAATTAAG GGGTTAGTGAGTGAATTCAAAGTTCCCAAAGCTGAGGACCCAAGTTTAGAGAAATATCAATTCCAGTGGCTCTATACAAACGGGTTACTTGGAGTCATTTTTTCCTTTGGCCTTCTATACACATCATTGAAAAGCAGAAAAGCAAGGTCATGGTGGTATGGAACTG GCTGGTTCAGAAGCTTTGTTGCGGATTATGGAGTTCCTTTAATGGTTCTTGTGTGGTCGGCACTCTCATATGGCGTGCCAAGCAAAGTGCCGTCTGGAGTTCCCAGAAGGCTCTTTAGTCCCCTCCCTTGGGAATCTGCATCTCTACATCACTGGACTGTAATCAAG gatatgGGAAAGGTTCCTCCAACATACATCTTTGCTGCCTTAATTCCAGCTGTAATGATAGCTGGACTTTATTTCTTTGATCATACTGTTGCTTCACAAATGGCACAACAAAAGGAATTCAATCTTAAGAATCCTTCTGCTTATCATCATGACATCTTGCTCTTGGGATTTATG ACTTTGCTTTGTGGCTTAATTGGAGTGCCTCCTTCAAATGGTGTCCTGCCACAGTCTCCTATGCATACAAAGAGTTTGGCTGTTCTCAAGAGACAG CTGATTCGGGGGAAGATGGTCAAAAGTGCCAAGGAGAGTATAAAGCGAAAGGCTACCAATTCTGAAATCTATGGCAATATGCAAGCAGTTTTCATAAAGATCGATAGTTCTCCTGAT ACCACAGTAGCTAAAGAGTTGGAACATCTAAAAGAGGCAGTAATGAGAAGTACCGAAAACAAAAATGGAGATAAAGCGGAGGTCACATTTGATCCTGAGAAACACATAGATGTTTACTTGCCTGTCCGAGTCAATGAACAAAGAGTGAGCAATCTATTACAGTCGCTTCTTGTAGCAGCATCAGTTTGTGCTATGCCAGTGATAAAGAAGATACCAACATCAGTTCTTTGGGGGTATTTCGCCTATATGGCTATTGACAGCCTGCCAGGAAATCAACTCTGGGAAAGAATATTGCTTCTCGTCATCACCCCTGGGAGGAGGTTTAA GGTCATTGAAGGGGTGCATGCATCTTTTGTGGAGTCGGTCCCATTCAGATACATTGCAAGTTTCACAATTTTCCAATTTGTGTACTTACTGTTGTGCTTTGGAGTCACTTGGATCCCGATAGCTGGCATCCTCTTCCCTTTACCATTTTTTCTCCTCTTAAGCATACGACAACATTTACTCCCCAAGCTATTCCAGCCTCATCATTTGAGAGAGCTAGATGCAGCTGAGTATGAGGAAATTGTTGGTGACCCTCAACGTCTACACAGCTTCTCTTCTAAG GAAATGGAAGCACCTCATAATGGAACGGAGGAAGGTGAAGTAGACATCTGTGGTGCTGAGATATTAGATGAACTTACAACCAGCAGGGGGGAATTCAAGGTCAGGAGCAAGAGCTTTACCGAGGATAAACTTCCACAG GTTCATGCAACTACAGAGACAGAATTTGAGTAG